In Nonlabens agnitus, the DNA window TCCCAGCAGGAGCGGCAAATCGCTGGGTAGATCTAAGCTTTGATTTTGGGAATGCAGTAGTAAGCGGTACCAACACGGTAATAAATGCCAATGGTTCTTATGACCGACTCACCATTTTCTTGGAACCTAATGAAAATAAGGCAGGAACCTTCTTCATTGATGATATCGATGACGGTTCTACCCCAACAGGTCAGAATATGATTGATATCGTTTATGATCAGTTAGTGTGGAGTGATGAATTTGAAACCACTGCCGGAGCAAAGCAACCTATCGATCCAGAGAATTGGTTTCATCAAACTCAATTGCCTGCTGGTGGTAGCTGGTTTAATGGTGAGCAACAGCATTATACGGACCGCATTGATAATTCCTATATGGAAGATGGGTTTTTGTACATCAATGCTAAACGGGAGACTTTTACAGATCAAGGAGAAACGAAACAGTACACATCTGCCAGATTGAATTCAAAATTTGCTTTTACTTACGGCCGTGTTGACGTGAGAGCAAAACTGCCTTTAGGTGATGGTACCTGGCCAGCAATCTGGACATTAGGCAAAAACATCAATGAAGATGGTGGATTTTGGGATGATGAATTTGGTACGGTGAACTGGCCTGCTCCTGGAGAAATAGACATTATGGAACACGGTCTTGCGGCACCTAACGAAGTTTCAAGTGCGCTACACACACCTAGTAGTTTTGGAAATACGGTCAATGTGAAGAAACGTATTTTAGAAAATGTAGCAGACAATTTTTACGTGTACTCCATGAATTGGTCACCTAACCAAATCACCTTTTTGATTGACGATGTTCCTTATTACACCTACAGTCCAACAGTCAAGGATGATAGCACATATCCATTTACAAAGGATCAATACATTTTACTGAATGTTGCAATGGGAGGCATCGCCGGCAACATCGACCCTAACTTTACAGAAAGCCCTATGGTAATCGATTATGTGCGAGTCTATCAACAAGGCACTGCCAGCATAGGTGATGAAGAATTAAATAAAATACAATTGTTCCCTAATCCAGCCACAGACCTGGTGAGCATCCAGTCAGTCAATCCTATTGAGACCATAGAAATTTATTCTATACTAGGCTCTAAAATTCAAACATTGCAAACGTCAAACAATAGCTTCTCAGTCAGCAGTCTGTCTAGTGGAATGTATCTGGTAAAATTATTTTCAGGAACTGCAACTAGCACAAAGAGATTGATGGTGAAGTAAAATATCTTTAGTGATTCGCTTTCCTGTCTGCCGACAGGCAGGCGCGATAGTGAAATTTTAAGACCAATATCAATTTAATCGAACTGTTTTTCTTTAAAGATTTGTTCTGTTAAATACTGTGAATCAAGGTTAAACGTGGTTAAAGCTTAATTGCTATATCCAGCTTATCTATAATTTTAGCGTAACTAAACAGAAAGATTATGAAAAATATACTTGTAACAGTGTTTGTGGCTTTATGTGCCTCATTTATCGCTACCGGTCAACAGATTAAAGACAAGTCTACTGAAACCGTCACTAAAGAAGTGATGCAGGACGGCAAAAAAGTCTTTGAATATAAAGTAATTACCGAAGAGATTAAAAACCTACAGTTCAAAAAAGAAGACGCTAACGATACCAATCAAGAATTGGACCTAGATGGTTCACCTACTAAAATCATCAAAACCGTTTGGATCGATAAAGATGTCGATGGTGTTTATGATAAGAAAATCACCTTGACATACAATAGCGAGTATGATGCAGATATGGAGTTTGAAACCATTGCAGATGGTATTGTATTCACTAACCATCAAGGTCAAACCCAAATGATTACAGATCTAGGGTTCTATGTGATGAACGCATCACAGGATGATGAGGTGTATATCAATGTAGATACCACATCAGTGACTTATTAAGAAAAACCATTTTTAATAAGGAAGCCCAGAAACTAATGTTTCTGGGCTTTTTTTATAGGCAAGTATTTGGCTAGTGATCTATTGCTTAATCGCTTCATTTCAACTTTTAAATTAATGATCGAGATAGTAATAAAACGTCTGACACAAATTCGATCAATTCTCGACACCTGCTAATTGAGGATGTAAGTTGTTGCTTTTCTATCGACTACATCTTTCAACAGCGTAGTATTTTGCAGTTTATCTATTAAATTATCAAATGATAATAAATTTTATAAACCACGTAAAATCAAAACATTAAAGCAAAAATGTTTTCTCATCTTGTACATTAAGCAGAAAAATAATGCTTTTTATCGATTAAAAGATTTATCTATGCTGTTCACAAGTTTTGTAAAAATGAATAAAAGATTTTTTATTGCTGTATTAGTTTGTTTCAGCTTGATTGTCGTAAAGGCTCAGGTAGGACTTAATACAATCACTCCAGAAGCTTTTCTTGATGTCGCCTCTACAGATGCCGGTGTATTGTTGCCTAGAATCACATTAACCAATAGGACGAGCGCAGCTCCAGTAACTAATCCCAATGGTGGATCTCTAGTAGATGGCACCATGGTGTGGAATACAGGATTAGGAGCGTTGCAGCCTGCGGGCTTTTATTACTGGCAAAACGGTCAATGGAATCAATTGCTAGCTGACAACGAACAACAGGTCTATTTTGGTAAGATGATAATAGATGCAGCTGGTTCAAAAACGATCACAGGAATTCCTTTTAGACCGAAATCTATAGAATTTACAGCCTATAATAAAGTTTCTGCCTATAATGTAAAATATCGATCTGGAAATAATAATTCTAACGACTTAAGAATGGCAGCTGGTTACTCAACGGGTTATGCAACATTGGTTGGAGGGAATATTCAACAGCAAGCGATTGCAGAAGGACATAATGGAAGTAGTATTAATAATATTGGGGCTTATTCTGCATCTGATCGTTGTATTGCGGCTTATTATGTCAATAATAACGGTTTACCTATAGGTACAACAAATGGTTCTATTACAGAGGCAGGAGTAACGGAAGCTGAACTGACCAGTTTTGACGTCAATGGATTCTCATTGAATGTTCGAAGTTTTATCTCTGGAGAAGATTTAGTGGTACTTTTTAAAGCCTACAAATATTAAATATTAATTATCACTCATGATAATAAAACTCAGAGGCAGCTGCTTCTGGTTTTTTTGATTTTTTGAACTACTCCGCATTTCTCTAGCCAATAGAGAGATCTCCGCCTAGGCAAGATTTAATGCGCCTCTAACCAATTCTCACCAACTCCAACTTCTACATCTAGCGGTACGCTCATTTTATAGGCGTTTTGCATTTCTTCCTGAATCAGTTTTTTCATGTCTTCCAATTCATCATTGTGAATGTCAAAGACCAATTCATCATGTACCTGCAACAACATTTTTGATTTGCAGTTGAGCTCCTCAAGTTTCTTATGAATATTGATCATCGCAATCTTGATGATGTCTGCCGCACTACCTTGTATAGGTGCGTTCACGGCATTACGCTCGGCAGCGCCTCGCACGACCGCGTTAGAACTATTGATGTCTTTTAAATAGCGACGTCTGCCTAGCACCGTTTCCACATAACCGTTCTCTCTCGCAAAGGCGACCTGATCATCCATATAGGCGCGCAGCTTGGGATAGGTTTTATAGTAGGTGTCGATCAGTTCTTTGGCTTCACTGCGGTCCAGGTCGGTTTGATTGCTCAACCCAAATGCCGAAACTCCATAGATGATTCCAAAATTCACGGTTTTGGCATTGCTGCGTTGTTCTCTAGTCACGTCTTCCAGAGCGACGTCAAAAACTTTAGCTGCCGTAGAGGCGTGAATATCTTCACCACTCTGGAACGCAGCCATCATGTTTTCTTCTTCACTCAACGCTGCGATAATGCGCAATTCAATTTGCGAGTAATCGGCTGCGAGAAGCGTGTAATTTTCATCACGTGGGACAAAGGCCTTGCGCACC includes these proteins:
- a CDS encoding family 16 glycosylhydrolase, whose product is MFVYRSFLFAVLLAFSSAQAQQMPVDFSEDEDVFTGFSGAVFSQANDPQNNSNPVGRFQNSGNQAFEGFFIDLDRPIDTDEDKIINLRVYVTDAQAHSILLKLERGTDNDIEVPKGIPAGAANRWVDLSFDFGNAVVSGTNTVINANGSYDRLTIFLEPNENKAGTFFIDDIDDGSTPTGQNMIDIVYDQLVWSDEFETTAGAKQPIDPENWFHQTQLPAGGSWFNGEQQHYTDRIDNSYMEDGFLYINAKRETFTDQGETKQYTSARLNSKFAFTYGRVDVRAKLPLGDGTWPAIWTLGKNINEDGGFWDDEFGTVNWPAPGEIDIMEHGLAAPNEVSSALHTPSSFGNTVNVKKRILENVADNFYVYSMNWSPNQITFLIDDVPYYTYSPTVKDDSTYPFTKDQYILLNVAMGGIAGNIDPNFTESPMVIDYVRVYQQGTASIGDEELNKIQLFPNPATDLVSIQSVNPIETIEIYSILGSKIQTLQTSNNSFSVSSLSSGMYLVKLFSGTATSTKRLMVK